The genomic region GAAGGCTGGCTGGCGAGACGATTCGCCTTGACCTGTCCAGCAATTCTGGCTATAGGGCTAGCGACAATAGATGATCGACCAACGCCTGAGGTGCCGAGAGGTAGGGGTTATGGCTGGTGTCCATGGTGATGACCTGCTGGCAGGGCAGGGCGGTGTACATGCGCCGCTGGGCTGCCGGGCCAATTACCCTGTCCTGGGTGCAGGTGATGTAAACCCTGGGCACCCGCCCGGCCTGCTCAGCGCTAGTCTGCACTGGGGTAGTCAGGGGCGCTAGCGCCTGGGGAGCGAGCAGCGATCGCACCAGGGCCATATCTTCCTCAGAGCAGTCGGCGTAGCCCAGCGCTTGCAGGGCCTCGGGCCGAAAGGTAGCCGAGAGCTGGTCGGCTGAAAACACTGCATTGGCCAACAGCAGCGACTCGGTGTCGGCCTGGGTAATATCCAGGGCACTTTCGCCATTGGCCAGCAGGTAGCCCGCCAGATATACCAGAGTTTGAATGCGATCGGGGCAGTACTCCGCTACCTGGGTGATCACGGCACCGCCCAGGCTGTGGCCCACCAGCACCACCGGCTCGGGTTGGGACTTCAGAAGGTCGCAGACGCAGGCCACGTAGCGCTCCAGGGATACCTCCGCCATGGGCAAAGGGTTGAGGCCATGGCCGGGCAGGTCGGGGGTAATGACTCGGTGGCCCTGGGCCGCCAACCTGGGGGCGACCTTGTGCCACACCCAGGCTGCCGATCCGGCCCCGTGAACTAAGACAAACGTGCTCATGGCGGTTCTCCTTCAGTAGGGGCTTAAAGCATGGTTTAACCATAGGAGAACCCCTGGGGGCTGTCTTTACAGAAAAGTATGGCCATAGGTATGGAGTCCTACGACGCTAAAGTATGACCGTTCTGATTGTTTGCAGCTAAAGAAAAATTTGCCATCGTCAAACGGTGTTACTACTAGTCTTTAGGGTTCGAGCGAATGTAGCGAGATAGGTGATAAGCCACTAGCTTGACATCCTCCCCAGAAATGCGCTGAGGTTCATTCTCTAGAAATGTCGGCAACGCCTTGGGGTTGAGCACCCACACCGGAGATGACTTGGCTCCGGTGGTCTTTTCGATAAACCAGCCTGGAAAAACCACCACGGGTTTTATGGGTAGATTGCGGCCTGTAGTTTCCTGGAGCAAATCGTGGAGCCATTTGGCTTGAGCTTGGGCTTGCTGTAGGGCATCATGTTGGAGGGCGTTGCCATTGCGGGTAATTTGCTCACCGTCAAATACCAGCGTGGGTCGCCCCGATGATGGCTTGCTGTAGGTCTTGGTTTCGACGGTGAAGATGCCGCGATCGCTCACAATCACGTGGTCAATGTTGAAGCTTTTGCCGATCACATCGTGGTAGACCCGGTGCCCCTGCTCCCGCAGATCTGACAGGTATTGCCCCACCGCTTTTTCGCCATCCCGCGCCATTTTTAAGCGCTGTCTCAATTGCTTAATCCTGTAAAGCTTGAAGACCAGAAAACCCATCCAGGGAATTAGCAAAAAAGTTACCGCCAGTGGATGCACGTTGGTCTTGAGCAGCCACCTAACCCATTCATAGATCAGCAGGCCAAATGTAAATACCAGCATTCCTCCCCAGGTAAAGATATCGTCTTCCCATATTCTCTGTAGCTCTTCGTCGAGGGACTGACCTGGATTGCGGAGGGGATTGTCGGTCAGGGGAGAAATTCTGGTGGGCGAGCGTTTTTTGAACATGGGTGGGCTATGGGGGACAGGATGACCTGCCGCTAGGGTGCCCACGGGGGCGATCGCACCCAGCTGATCCTTAAAACTGTTTGTGCCTATGGAGCCACCGTCGAGCCAGGTGCCGTAAGATTTTCTCGGTTTAGCAAACTGCTCCTATGGACTTTGACCAGGCGATCGCCGTCGCCAACGCTACTCTACAAGCCCACTGCGATCGCCCCCTCAGCGACCTGGAGGTTGAGCTACTGCGTGGGGCCTGGCAGCAGCTCACCTACGAAGAAATTGCCACTGCATCGGGCTATTCGCTCAACTACCTCCAGCGCGACTTTGGCCCCCGGTTTTGGAAGCTGCTGAGCGAGGCCTATGGCCGCAAGGTGAGTAAGGTCAACGCCAGGGCGGTGTTGTTGAAGGGGGTGGGGAGTGAGGAGCGGGGGAGCGGGGGAGTAAAGGGAGAAAGCACTTTGACTCCCCATCACCCCATCACCCCATCACCCCACAATCCCACCACCCCCTACCCCCTACCCCCTACCCCACCACTCCACCACCCCATCACCCCTCTTGCCAGCCTGCCGCCCGACGAGCCACCTCGCCTGGTCGGGCGGCAGGCGGAGTGGGCTATGCTGCTGCAGTGGGGTACGGGACTGGGACAACCGGGGGCAAGCGATCTGACCCGGCCTGTGCTGCTGCTGACTGGGGAACCGGGAATTGGCAAGACCTGCCTGCTGGAAGCATTTTGTGCTGTAGCCCGGAGCCACCAGGCTCAGGTGCTGTGGGGGAGCAGTTTCGCGGCGGAGATGATGCGCCCCTACGGCACCTGGATTGATGTGCTGCGATCGCTCCCCCTGACCACCTCGGCGGGTTTGCCGCCGGAGCTGGGGTTTTTGCTGCCCGAGCTGGGGCAACCCGCCCAAGCCCTGCCCGACCCCAGCCACCTGTTTGATGCGGTGGTGCAGTTGCTGGATGGGCTGGCGCGGCAGGCTCCGCTGCTGCTGGTGCTGGATGACATTCAGTGGTTGGATGAGGCTTCGTCGGCGCTGCTGCACTACGCCATTCGCGTGCTGCGTCCGCTGCCGGTCTGGGTGGCCTGCACGGCGCGGTCGGCGGAGCTGGCGGCAAATAGTGCCGTGGCCCATGTCCTGCGATCGCTGCGGCGGGAGCAGCGGCTGCAAAGTCTGGAAATCCAGCCCCTCGACGCGGCCCAGATTGCCGATTTGATCGATGGTTCAGAGACCCATTCCCCCGCCTCAGCGGCGCAGGTGTTTGCAGACAGCGGCGGCAACCCACTGCTGGCGTTGGAAATTGCGCGATCGCGAGGGCAAAACCAGGCCAATTCAGCCCATACCCTGGACGCGCTCATCGGCGATCGCCTGGAGCAGCTCGACGAACCCACCCGCGAGCTGCTGCCGTGGCTGGCGGCCCTGGGCCGTAGTTTCCAACCCGACACCGTGGCCAGGGTGGCCGATTGCTCTATGGGTCAGCTGCTGGCAGGGATTGAGCAGCTAGAGCAGCAGTCGATTATCCGCCCCCGTACGGCGCTGGCCGTTGCGGGGCCTCAACCCACCGCTGGCTATGACTTTGCCCACGGCATTCTTCGGCAGGTGGTCTATCGGCAGATCTCCCCGCCCCGCCGCCAGCTCATCCACCGACAGATTGCCCAGCGACTGCACCACCACACCCCCGACGATGAAACCCTGGCCAGCGATATCGCCTACCATGCCGGACTGGGCGGCGACCCCGCCCTGGCGGTAGCGGCAGCGGTGATGGCCGCAGAGCGCAGCCTCAAGCTATTCGCCTACGGGGAAGCGCTACAGCAGGCCCAGCAGGGGCTGGCCCACGCTCAGGTGCTCGATCGCCCTGCCCAGATTTTGGCCCAGACCCAGCTGCTGCGCGTGTCTGCCCTGGCGGGGTTCTCAAGCGAGTCAGCCGCCCAGCTCGAAATCGAAGCCCAGCAGCTAATGCAGGCGGCCAAACTGCTGGGCCTGACCGACGCCGAAGCCGGGGCGCTAGAAATTTTGCTGATTTTGCAGTTTGAAGGCAACAACTACCGCAAAGTGCACCAGCACTCCCTGCGGGCTGCCGAAGTCGGTCGCCTCGCCAGCCCTGTGACCACGGCGCGCATGTTGGCCTACAGCGGTGCCTGCCTGGCCGAAATTGGTCGCGACATGGCGCGGGCCGAGGCGCTGTTGCTAGAGGCCCAGTCCCTCGCCAGCCGGGCCGGCATCGAGCACTGCGACATTGCCAGCGGCTTGGGGTCGGTGCATCGCCACTGCGGGCGCTACGACCAGGCCCGGTTGCACTTCCAGCGGGCCTGGCGCATGGCCCAGACCCAGCGCGACCACTGGCGCGAATCGACCTGCCTGAGCTACCTGGCGATG from Nodosilinea sp. PGN35 harbors:
- a CDS encoding nuclease-related domain-containing protein, producing the protein MFKKRSPTRISPLTDNPLRNPGQSLDEELQRIWEDDIFTWGGMLVFTFGLLIYEWVRWLLKTNVHPLAVTFLLIPWMGFLVFKLYRIKQLRQRLKMARDGEKAVGQYLSDLREQGHRVYHDVIGKSFNIDHVIVSDRGIFTVETKTYSKPSSGRPTLVFDGEQITRNGNALQHDALQQAQAQAKWLHDLLQETTGRNLPIKPVVVFPGWFIEKTTGAKSSPVWVLNPKALPTFLENEPQRISGEDVKLVAYHLSRYIRSNPKD
- a CDS encoding alpha/beta fold hydrolase, yielding MSTFVLVHGAGSAAWVWHKVAPRLAAQGHRVITPDLPGHGLNPLPMAEVSLERYVACVCDLLKSQPEPVVLVGHSLGGAVITQVAEYCPDRIQTLVYLAGYLLANGESALDITQADTESLLLANAVFSADQLSATFRPEALQALGYADCSEEDMALVRSLLAPQALAPLTTPVQTSAEQAGRVPRVYITCTQDRVIGPAAQRRMYTALPCQQVITMDTSHNPYLSAPQALVDHLLSLAL
- a CDS encoding AAA family ATPase, whose translation is MDFDQAIAVANATLQAHCDRPLSDLEVELLRGAWQQLTYEEIATASGYSLNYLQRDFGPRFWKLLSEAYGRKVSKVNARAVLLKGVGSEERGSGGVKGESTLTPHHPITPSPHNPTTPYPLPPTPPLHHPITPLASLPPDEPPRLVGRQAEWAMLLQWGTGLGQPGASDLTRPVLLLTGEPGIGKTCLLEAFCAVARSHQAQVLWGSSFAAEMMRPYGTWIDVLRSLPLTTSAGLPPELGFLLPELGQPAQALPDPSHLFDAVVQLLDGLARQAPLLLVLDDIQWLDEASSALLHYAIRVLRPLPVWVACTARSAELAANSAVAHVLRSLRREQRLQSLEIQPLDAAQIADLIDGSETHSPASAAQVFADSGGNPLLALEIARSRGQNQANSAHTLDALIGDRLEQLDEPTRELLPWLAALGRSFQPDTVARVADCSMGQLLAGIEQLEQQSIIRPRTALAVAGPQPTAGYDFAHGILRQVVYRQISPPRRQLIHRQIAQRLHHHTPDDETLASDIAYHAGLGGDPALAVAAAVMAAERSLKLFAYGEALQQAQQGLAHAQVLDRPAQILAQTQLLRVSALAGFSSESAAQLEIEAQQLMQAAKLLGLTDAEAGALEILLILQFEGNNYRKVHQHSLRAAEVGRLASPVTTARMLAYSGACLAEIGRDMARAEALLLEAQSLASRAGIEHCDIASGLGSVHRHCGRYDQARLHFQRAWRMAQTQRDHWRESTCLSYLAMTELESGALDAALPYCDEMAAVAENMPEDSSAAAIAQALAAVAHYQLETPTAAPELALAIAALEEADAKRMLAYVLMQVAEMDLRCDRGDLALSRAELALANAQIINHPSEIAQSWAIVVQGAIATGNIPRALTEFDALHQSIDLYELNLPAKTAVTLALEQIQPYRSQPNH